The DNA sequence GTACAttccatggtcatgtgaccagctgtgGTGACACGGGACATGACAGTTTTCTTGACTCATTCAGGACATGCTGTATTCTTCATAATGAATGTATGTGCAGAGAAAGGCGTGGAGCAGAATGGACTCAAAGGAAACTATCATTTtatcattggggggggggggggggggggggggggggttgcatatCAGGATGTGAGTGTACAggtgagggggaagagagagtgcgtgcctgtgtgtgtgtgaccaaagAAAGTAGTATCCCAGTAAGTTAAATTCCATTGCGCACTGGGTGTCAGGGCAGTATTAATTATTGTCCGGAACtggttttgtttcctgtttataaCCTTTTTCCCTTTGAGATCATGCTGGAGATCACGCTCTGAGACCTGTTTGCTGGTCTGAGGGGAgtttttgcacaatgctggagGTGCAGCTCTGTTTTGGCCTGACTCTCTGGCCactgactgaaaacaaaacctctctgctctgcctttgtggtttcctctgcATGCACTCCTTTCACAACTggcacctccctctctgtctgcctgactctctttctctctctctctctctctctctaatttcCTGTGGTACTTCAGAATGAGCAGAACTGGGTGTGCTCTCTTGAGATATAGACTGCATGTAATCACTGATTATGAagaataacacatttttcttagATCAGAGAGCTGCCACACATCTGTTGCAAGTAGTTTGAGGATTACTAATCATGGCCTTTTGTTGGCCATTATATTACCGTTCACTGAGCTCAAACCACCCTTTGACATGTTGGTATAATAGGAGTTCAAACATTCTCCAAAggtaaacattttgatttaatccCAGATTAGCTTCCAAAGACTCTTCTTAATGATTCCTTTACCCTTACAACCCTTGTGATGCATTGTTGGGGGTGGCAATCAAATGGTGAACAAGtaaaataaagtcaaaaacatgcattgccTTTCCTTAGCCCTCTACATGCACCCTTTTCATACATTACCAGGCATCTGTCATTTCAGTGGGGTCAGAACTACATGTGCTCTTTTTAAGATAATCAGTGATTACacaccatttctttttgaaGAATACACTTCGAGAACTCAGTTCAAATGGCTGTCAAATCTTTCATAAACGGTTAGAAAGCTTTCTAATCATGATCTTTCGTTGCccatttttctaattttcacCAAACACAAACCACCGTTTTTTGTAGAGTACGGTGTTTAGACATTTCACAATTGTAAACATTGATTTCATTCAGAACATAAATTGATAGCCCAATACTCTTCTTAATGCTTCTTTTACACCAATAGACTTTGTGATGCAGCGCTGGGGGGTGGCTACTGTATCACACGCggaaaagacaaaataaaatgaaaaatgtacttacTTTTATTAGTGcaggaactgaaaaacaacaacacaatactttaaaaaaattaaaaaaataacaaaactaaaCGAGGAAACTGCCATGAAAAATAATCCAGAGGCCAAAAGTCCACAACAAAATAACTcttcaaacacaacaacaacctTTCAGAAAAAGGATTCCTTACGCCTGTGAGCAAGGCCCTTTAATAAGGCCCAGTGATTAGGCAATGGGGAGCAGCTGGCCTAATTACaatgagccacacctgcccccctgcctgtgagaagggccggtgctgtccatggtcctgcagctctcccaggttTCTGGAATACCTGGGTGCTGGAGGGACAAGCACATCATCATGTGTCCTGGCATCACAATTTGCTCAGCTTagatttttaaaggaaattccTGATTGCAGTCATATGCAAGAAGTTTAAGTTTCTTTAAACTTCTTGCATATGACTGCAATCAggaatttcctttaaaaatctAAGCTGAGCAAATTGTGATGCCAGGACGGATGAAAGAAGtttttgaaaaagttttatTGCTGTTCATGCAGTCATGTATTTTGAGAgcttaatttatgatttttagattttcttaaatttatttcatttatttatttaaaaacgtaTATGTTCTAAGTATGAATGCAAATAGGTGCATTGAACTGGTGCTTCATTGAGACAAGGCCAGGAGAGATAACAGAGGTAGTCCCCTTAATgaggccattgtgatgtcatccagtgACAGAACCTCAGGCCTCTGACATTGATACCCTAGATATGGACAATCTACGGTATGCAAGTTATTGCTGGTACATTTCTCATTCTATTATGAGATAATGTTTCAGTTATGAATTATGAGTTGTGCAATTACAAATCAtgaaataacatatttaaagaCAACTCACCCTGTTTTCGGTGGAGTGCAAAATCACAATGTAAgatcaggtgtgacatcacagtatgaaCATTCCAGTGAGCTGCCCAATGTTCTGAACTCATTAGCATAATCAGCCATTCGAAGGTTTTGGGAGGCTCTCATGGGAAAGTcaacagttctttttttgttgttattgtttttgacAACTATTGTTCATGTTTTCAGCTGATAGAAGttgaaaaataccaaaaatgctTATGAATGCAGAATCCCGGCCCAATCCACCTACGGGCAGCACTGACTCCTACTCCTGGAATGGGACAGCAGTgaaattcagcaccatggacactgcacacataaacacacacacacacacacaaccatactcacacacacacacacacacaacacacaaatacacacacacatacacatacacctccatgcacaaacacgtacatgcgtactcacacacacacacacacacaaacacacacacatatacacccacgcacacacacatacacacatacacacacacgcacacacgcacacacgcacacacgctaccacacacatatacaaccacgcacacatacaccacacacaaacacacacacacatacacacacaccacacatatacacacacaccgacacataCACctccatgcgcacacacatacatgcgtgcgcacacacacgcacgcacacacatatacacctacacgcacagacacacatacacagatacacacacacgcacccacacacatatacacctacgcacgcacacacacacacacacacacacacacagacatattaaTCTGTAGTACGAATTGAGGTGGCCTTTTCAAACTAAAGTTATTCTTAAAGTAAGCTATTTCAAACTTTATGAAGACTTCCACATTattgcactgtaaataacaactggattattatttgacctttattaagcaggatggaaataatgacaactgttgtcattattaatgacaaaattctttttttgcactgaggGTGTTTATCAGCGTATGCTTGCACCACTCTTGTGCACCCAATAATTTGCCtcattaaacagccaatcaaatctgcccCTGAAATGTGCCCTCCTACTGTTCAGTGAATCGCTGGAAATTATTACCTCAAGTCCTCCTCTTATCTGTATAGTTTGAGTTTTACACTGCAGAGGACAAACAGGGTCTCAGGCAGAGGAGAGTCCCCAGACGAGGAGAGTTCAGATACAGCGATGGCACCACTCTGTGCCattcttgtgcttttcagcaaagtgTGTAAgtataaaactgtttttttcttgtcaccCAAAATAACTCTACTCATGGACTCTATGGAGGCTTTTATACAgaaattaatgatttattttttcctttattgtcCCCATTGTCAGTTGAAgatgctttctgttttatttccagaTGGTCTGCTTGGGAAGAACATAGTTCAGCCTGATGTGCTGGTGACAGCTCAGCTTGgagacactgtgactctccGATGTTTCCATGCTAAAGATGATGTGCAATGGTACAGATGGCTTAAGCAGCCTTTTGGACAGAAGCCTGAGCAATTGTTAAAGATATTCAATTCTGAACCTTATACTATAGATTTCAATGATTTTATAAACAGCACGCGCCTCAGTGCTAAAACAGCAAAGGGGAGCTCAAACCTGACTGTGTCACAAGTAGAGCCGTCGGATTCAGCCACATACTACTGCGCTACTGTGCTCTACAATGATATCAGCTTTGGAGAAGGAACTACATTAATGGTCCTGGGTAAATATGAACCTTCAGTCCACGTCTTATACTTCTTTATTCTTGTACAGGATGTTGAAGgtgatttaaaatttgaaaaaatcttaagaaagcagatcttttttttgtagGGTCACTAAAGCTCTGCTTTGTGTACTCATGCTTTGGGTAAGCATCAAGAAATTGAGGCGCATTAACATTTTCTAAACTCATTGAGACAAAGGACATAATtagacattttctttatttttttatttttttctttactaagCTAATTGGTAGTTTGGAGATGACAAAACCAGATTTAAAATAGTGtttgtacaaaaagaaaaccctgcatATGCTTTTGAATTACAGAAATACTAAAATTATGATCGAATCCAAGCTTGTATActgttataattttaattattgaactTAATTCCTCAGGGTCAGAGTCACTCAGAAGgacagtagtactgcagcagcccgagtctgagtcagtgcagccAGGACACTCTGCGgctctgcagtgtacagtacacactgagacctgtgcaggagaacacagtgtgtactggttcagacagggctcaggagagtcCCCTCCAGGAATCATTTCCACCCATGGAACCAGGAGTgatgagtgccagaggagctctggggctgtgtctcccacacagagctgtgtctacaacttccccaagaggaacctcagcccctctgatgctgggacttactactgtgctgtggccacctgtggggagatcctgtttgggaacgggACCAAGCTGGACTTTGAGCGTAAGTAAAAAAATCAATCACATAATAAAAGCATTGTCTCAGTTTTTAAAAggttcatgcatttttttatcatatattttttttctaaatcatgTTGTATTAAGTCAATGTAACCAGTAGAACATACTTCATCTGATATTATTGGGTTATTGTTTAACATATGCtcattaatttttatatatatatatatttttaatgtgagtTGTTAATTGTTTTCCATGCCTCATTGTTATTCTGACGCAGATTCGTTTTTAGACAAGTAACACTGTCAATGTCTTTCTATGctcttattcatatttttcaagcaGGGTGTTTACTaaatctttcttttaaaatgtcagggaATGAACATCTTTCTGTTTATTGCTTGGCGGGAGCTTTGACGTTGAGTGTGATCCTAAATATTGTCCTCattctgaaaatgagaaaaggctGTGAGAAATGCAAAGGTAAGAGTCAAAGTTATTAATGTGTGGAATATgtcatgattattatttacaacattttttttcaataaatcttCTGTTAATTCAAATCAGACTAGTATGAAACATGCAAGATCGTAAAAATACACAGTACCTTAAAGGGCGCAgagtcaaaaaaaataaaaataatctgtgaAAATATGTAGTGTTTTCTGTAAAGTAGTTGGCTTTCAATATTTGACAACAATTTTGTCATCTTCATGAAAGGCTATTTCATAAGTAGCATGCAGAAATATTCACATACAGTCCGTGTACAGTTCTCTAAAGCAAAATCAGTTTAATAATATACCATACAGTTGCTCCATGGGTGCTGATGACCGTCTTCTCACTACTTTTAGATATGTGCACATCATGTACACAGATCACAGGTAAAAGCAAGCCAAACGTCTCTTCAATTTATGACACTTGACATTCTGATAGTGATTCCAATGTTATATATTGGTtcaagtatttcagttttttattttatttttacattttttttggtaccagTTGGCACTAACCAAATTATAGACATTATAGCTATGGCGTGACCCCaagattatgaaaaaatattcttaaacAAAAGTCAATAAAATTGAGTGCAGAATGAGCAGAATTAACTGCcatccaaacaaattaaaatacttttcaagTGATATGTAATCTCCATTGAAGCCTATCCTGATTCCCTGGTGATTATATAATCAATGCACTCCTCAGATATACTCCTCCTTGGAGCAGCAACTTACGGTCCTACAGTGGTGAATATAATTGACTATATGAAATACTACTACCAGAAGTGCTACGACTGCTAtgaatattattgttaatagtaacaataatagtaatagtaatattaataataagaaaaagaagaagtacagtacaaaaagaagagAGGCTTTCTTAACTTTAAAAACCAGTGCATGAATTGAGTAATTCGTTTTTGACCACCACCAGCagtttacattttccttttacTGACACAGGAGCTGCATCAAACAACCAAGTGAGGGGAGAAGACTTGGCCAGCAAACAGGTAAAAATAttatctaaaaaataataaataaataaataaatgaatatataaataaatatttctctgtGGAGAATATCCTGTTTACATTATTATCAGAATGAAGTGTAGTCATATGTGgtgtgtatttctttttcttttagagTCAAGAGGAATCAATGAATTACGCTGCTTTGACTttcaccaccaagaaacccaaaGTGAGGAGGAACAAGAGGGAAGTGGAGAAAGAAACGGTTTACTCAGATATGAGATTTAGAGACCGCGAGTGAAGCTTTCCGTAAAAGCTATCTTCGTCACAAGGATAATCAAAATATTCCCTCGCTAGAATTGTTGAACATCATACTATGTGGCTGTAAATTTTATTACACTTATAGGATTTACCTGCAGCTGTGCTTGTTCTTAGATTCCtctgtttttcaaatacacaAAGTAAAAATTGTGCACTCTCTGGCGGTATCTGATAAATGGTCCTCAGTGTTGTTGAATGTGTTTGGGGCAGTAGTGTAGTGTACTGCTTAGGGAACAGGACCCAATTCTCAGGTGACACAATGCCCTTTGACCTGTATTATTGAGCAAGGATGTTATCCTGAATGACTTCATGCCataactgtataaaatgaaacGGTGTGCACATGTAAAATTGCgtgagtgcctgctaaatgccagtaatgtgatgtcacacagagaTGGGAGAGTTAAATATTAGGACTACAAAACAAGGTCAGACTGTTAATGTGTCAGCAGTGATTCACTGATTAGGCGGaatcaaaatgttttgcaatgtaCAGTTTTTGTGATTCAGAGCTAGTCAGTGATAAGAATAAATAGTAGATCCATTCATTTCGGGGTTCATAGACATAGTTTCAGCTGGAGAAAGTGGGGTTAGTTCCACAACTGTTTATGAAAGGTCAAATGCTATCCCAACCAGTTtccattcaataaaatattcatcacACACAGGGGGTGCAACAGTTTGGCCACCGCTGATCAAATTGCATGTCTCTCTAAAACTTCTCTCTAAATGTATCTCTGGTCATTGTGGGCAAAgagcttttattttatcagtCCAAAGCACTTTGTGCCAAAAAAGCCTCAGGCGCACGTAACTGTAGTGTCCGCAGGTCCATTGCAGTGGTATGTAAGTTTGCATACCCAAACAGTCTACAGGCAGTGCTATTGGAGTCATTAGGCGAACGCACTGGCTGCCGAATAAATTCATATATCAGACAATCAGCATCATTAAATGGGATACATTTCTAATACAAAGATAATTTGTCTGCACATCCATACCAGGGCTGGATCTGGCACAACTACTCATACGTGTCTGCCACTGCTTAGCCAGGAAAAACATTGCTGTGAATATAGGTACTCACCTGCATGCTTTATAACAGCTGGATATGCTTTCTGAAGGCTAGGCCTCTTGCTAGCAGTGCCCTCCCTGCACCTTCAGTAACCGAAGCACTTCCTGTATGCACAGCGACAGCTTTCTTGCGTTCTCAGTTACTGAttctgtgctgttcattttagAACAACTGGGTACATATTCAGACAGAGTGACTCAGGGACAGAGCATGAACAGACTCCCACATGTTCATGCTCTTCCTGCTGAGAAgcctgtcaggtgttcacagggGCCGATAATCTAGAGAACAAGGAGAGAATAATGCCCTTACCCTGACTGGACTTGCAACTATAAAGTATTTAGTTTTGAcagcataatattaaacaatgaccctaaaatcacaaaatggagGCCTTAAAGGTCACATGGACAAATACCATCGGCTGATATGTTTCCTGCTCTGAGTTCACTGCGCTGCTTATTGTTTCTGAAAGCTTTTGCACACGGCTCTCTTTTTCACTagcagaaaaatgtgtttgtctgtttcagacTGCTCTATTGTGGTGACAGCGGAGGTccagttattttccactcacagccttatacattcagctctacacacaccagagctccacaggaagactgacctgcacctcctccctctctcagcgcaGAAACCACACTGAGGCATCAATCAAATTCACCCGCCTCACACCTCAGACCACCTTTCCATTACAACAGACCAGACAAGAGAGGCATAGAAAACAgtgcacttttatttataatcTGTCCCCAAGATTTAAATATACACTCAATAAGTCataaaacatcatttaaaaatactgaaatgatgtGAAAATCTTTATCATTCCCCTCCTTTTCGTGCCCTGATGGTACAttccatggtcatgtgaccagctgtgGCGACACGGGACGTGACAGTTTTCTTGACTTATTCAGGACATGCAGTATTCTTCATAATGATGGTACGTGCTGAGTAAGGTGTGGAGTAGAATGGACTCAGAGGAAACTATCCTTGTATCATGGGGGGGGGTTGACTATCAGGATGTGAGTGTATAggtgagggggaagagagagtgcgtgcctttgagtgtgtgtgtgtgaccaaagAGAGTAGTATCGCAAAAAGTTAAATTCCATTGGGTACTGGGGGTCAGGGCAGTAATAATTATTGTCCggaactgtttttgtttcctgtttataaCCTTTTTCCTTTAACATCATGCTAGAGATCACGCTCTGAGACCTGCTTGCTGGTCTGAGGGggtttttgcacaatgctggaggcgcagctctctctgtggctcAGTGTGACTCTCTGGCCActgactcaaaacaaaacccctgtgctctgcctttgtggtttcctctgcATGCACCTCTTTCAAACCTggcacctccctctctgtctgcctgactctctctctctctctctctctctctctctctctgatttcctGTGGTACTTCAGAAAGAGCAGAACTATGTGTGCTCTCTTGAGATAATCAGTGATTACATGCAGTGTATTTATGAagaataacacatttttcttagATCAAAGAGCTGCCACACATCTGTTGCAAGTAGTTTGAGGATTACTAATCATGGCCCTTTGTTGGCCATTATATTACCTTTCACTGAGCTCAAACCAACCTTTGACATGTAATAGGAGTTTAAACATTCtccaaatgtaaacatttcGATTTCATCCCAGATTAGTTTCCAAAGACTCTTCTTAATAATTCCTTTACCCTTATAGTCCTTGTGATGCCTTGCTGGGGGTGGCAATCAAATGGTGAGGAagcaaaataaagtcaaaaacatgcattgccTTTCCTTAGGCCTCTACATGCACCCTTTTCATATGTTACCAGGTGTCTTTCTCTCATTTCAGTGGGGTCAGAACTACATGTGCTCTTTTTAAGATAATCAGTGATTACacaccatttctttttgaagaataataCACTTCAAGAACTCAGCTCAAATGGCTGTCAGAAATCTTTAACAAACAGTTTGAAAGCTTTGTAATCGTGGTCTTGATTGAACCACATTGCCTACTTTCAAAATACCCAAACCACCATGATCGTACAGTAgggtgtttaaaaatgtcaccattgtaaacattttgatttcattcagGACATGAATTGGGAGCCCAATAcccctgcctgtgagaaggacctgtgctgtccatggtccttcAGCTCTCCCAGGTTGCTTGGATACCTGGGTGCTGCAGGGACAGAACACCATCACCCTTCCGGGCACCAAAACCTGCACAGcttagatttttaaatgaaagtgctGATTGTAGTTATGCAAGAAGATTAAAGGAGCCTGTTTTGAAAAACTTTCATTGCTGTTCATGCAGTCATGGATTTTGAGAgcttaatttatgatttttaaaaatgtatgtatttatttcatttatttatttaaaaacttacatttaaaaactagGTGCATTGAACTGGCCCTTCATTGAGACAAGGCCAGGAGAGATAACAGAGGTAGTCCCCTTAATgaggccattgtgatgtcatccagtgACAGAACCTCAGGCCTCAGACATTGACACCCTGGATATGGACAATCTACATCATCTAAGTTATTGCTGGTACATTCCTCATTCTATTatgagaaaatgtttcagttacGAATCATGCGTTGTGCAATgacaaatcatgaaaaaacatatttaaagagAACTCAAAATCACAATGTAAgatcaggtgtgacatcacagtgtgaACATTCCAGGGAGCTGCCCAATGTTCTGAACTCATTAGCAAAATTAGTCATTCTAAACTTTTGTGAGGCTCTCATAGTAAAGacaacagatcttttttttgttgttgtttttgatcacttttttatgttttcagatGATAGAAgttgaaaaatatcaaaaatgcatgtgaatgcagAATCCCGGCCCAATGCACTTACGGGCAGCACTGCCTCCTACTCCTGGAATGGGACAGCAGAgaaattcagcaccatggacactgcacacaaacacacacacacacacacacacatacacacacacacgcatacacacatatttgacgcacacacacatacacccgcgcacacacacatacacacacgtgcacacacgcacccacacacatatacacccacgcacacacacacagacatattaaACTGTAGTACGAATTGAGGTGCCTTTTTTCAATCTAAAGTTACTCTTAAAGTAAGCCAGTTAAAACATTGTGAAGACTTCCACATTattgcactgtaaataacaacTGGATTATTATTTGACCTATATTAAGCAGGATGGAAATAAAGACatcactgttctttttttgcacagaGGGTGTTTATCAGCAGATGCTTGTGCAGCTCTTGTACACCCAAAtcattaaacagccaatcaaatcagcCCCTGACATGTGCCCTCCTACTGTTCAGTGAATGACAAGAAATTACCTCAAGTCCTCCTcttatctgtacagtttgagttttacagtgcagaggacaaacagggtctcaggcagaagagagtctccagaagagga is a window from the Anguilla anguilla isolate fAngAng1 chromosome 3, fAngAng1.pri, whole genome shotgun sequence genome containing:
- the LOC118223782 gene encoding immunoglobulin superfamily member 3-like isoform X3, producing the protein MAPLCAILVLFSKVYGLLGKNIVQPDVLVTAQLGDTVTLRCFHAKDDVQWYRWLKQPFGQKPEQLLKIFNSEPYTIDFNDFINSTRLSAKTAKGSSNLTVSQVEPSDSATYYCATVLYNDISFGEGTTLMVLGSESLRRTVVLQQPESESVQPGHSAALQCTVHTETCAGEHSVYWFRQGSGESPPGIISTHGTRSDECQRSSGAVSPTQSCVYNFPKRNLSPSDAGTYYCAVATCGEILFGNGTKLDFERAASNNQVRGEDLASKQSQEESMNYAALTFTTKKPKVRRNKREVEKETVYSDMRFRDRE
- the LOC118223782 gene encoding immunoglobulin superfamily member 3-like isoform X1; this encodes MAPLCAILVLFSKVYGLLGKNIVQPDVLVTAQLGDTVTLRCFHAKDDVQWYRWLKQPFGQKPEQLLKIFNSEPYTIDFNDFINSTRLSAKTAKGSSNLTVSQVEPSDSATYYCATVLYNDISFGEGTTLMVLGSESLRRTVVLQQPESESVQPGHSAALQCTVHTETCAGEHSVYWFRQGSGESPPGIISTHGTRSDECQRSSGAVSPTQSCVYNFPKRNLSPSDAGTYYCAVATCGEILFGNGTKLDFERNEHLSVYCLAGALTLSVILNIVLILKMRKGCEKCKDMCTSCTQITGAASNNQVRGEDLASKQSQEESMNYAALTFTTKKPKVRRNKREVEKETVYSDMRFRDRE
- the LOC118223782 gene encoding immunoglobulin superfamily member 3-like isoform X2; protein product: MAPLCAILVLFSKVYGLLGKNIVQPDVLVTAQLGDTVTLRCFHAKDDVQWYRWLKQPFGQKPEQLLKIFNSEPYTIDFNDFINSTRLSAKTAKGSSNLTVSQVEPSDSATYYCATVLYNDISFGEGTTLMVLGSESLRRTVVLQQPESESVQPGHSAALQCTVHTETCAGEHSVYWFRQGSGESPPGIISTHGTRSDECQRSSGAVSPTQSCVYNFPKRNLSPSDAGTYYCAVATCGEILFGNGTKLDFERNEHLSVYCLAGALTLSVILNIVLILKMRKGCEKCKGAASNNQVRGEDLASKQSQEESMNYAALTFTTKKPKVRRNKREVEKETVYSDMRFRDRE